One part of the Streptomyces lienomycini genome encodes these proteins:
- a CDS encoding MarR family winged helix-turn-helix transcriptional regulator: protein MAEKAQYEELIRQFSAFGAVKREMGRLLPSDCPGGSAAVMTLLGRHGDMRMSKLAELLAVDMSVTSRHVAHVAERGWIERFPDPADKRSRILRLTPEGQEQLDEIAERSSQMLAHRLSDWSDDEVGQLSRLMARLRASFDDCRAPAARPPALSGDEQSTRTPAITT, encoded by the coding sequence ATGGCCGAGAAGGCGCAGTACGAGGAGCTGATCCGCCAGTTCAGCGCCTTCGGTGCAGTGAAGAGGGAGATGGGGCGGCTACTGCCGTCCGACTGCCCCGGCGGCTCCGCCGCCGTGATGACACTGCTCGGCCGCCACGGGGACATGCGCATGAGCAAGCTCGCCGAGCTGCTCGCGGTGGACATGTCGGTGACCAGCCGGCACGTCGCCCACGTCGCCGAGCGGGGCTGGATCGAACGTTTCCCCGACCCCGCGGACAAGCGCTCGCGCATTCTGCGTCTGACGCCCGAGGGGCAGGAGCAGCTCGACGAGATCGCCGAGCGGTCCTCCCAGATGCTCGCCCACCGTCTGAGCGACTGGTCCGACGACGAGGTCGGTCAGCTCTCCCGGCTCATGGCCCGCCTCAGGGCCAGCTTCGACGACTGCCGGGCCCCCGCGGCCCGGCCTCCCGCACTGTCCGGGGACGAACAGTCCACCCGTACACCCGCGATCACCACGTAA